A region of the Candidatus Bathyarchaeia archaeon genome:
GCGGCATGAAGTTGGGCGATGAGGTCCTAGAGGTCGGAGCGGGTTGCGGCTATATGAGCTGCGTCTACGCCGAAGTCGTGGCCCCAACCGAAGGCCCCAAGGAGGCTTGGGGACATGTATGGACGGCTGAGATAATAAAGGAGCTGGCGGAATACGCCAAGAGGAACGTCGAAAGGGCTGGATATGCCGACAGAGTTACGGTCGTACACGCGGATGCCTCCGGGGGTTTGGATGATCGAAAGTTCGATGTGATCATAGTCACGAGCGCCGCGCCGGAGATCCCGAAGCCACTAATAGAGCAGCTGAAGCCCAACGGCGTTATGCTCATCCCGGTCGGCGAACTCTATTTGGGGCAGGATTTGATAAAGGTCGTTAAGAGGAGGGATGGCAAAATCCTCAAGGAGAACCTCGGGGGAGTAGCCTTCGTCCCGATGCGGGGGAAGTACGGCTGGAGGGGCTGAGGGCCGCCATCATTTTATTACCTTAACAGGTGGTGTAGTGGCGAAAATTATGATCATATCCTCATCGCCTGTATTCACCAATTGGCTTTCGGCTACCCCGATCGGGAAATAGATCACATCGCCCTCTTGGACCGGAGCGCTCATCTCCTTCCCGCCCTCGCGCCAGAAGAGCGTCCCATTCCCCTTTACCACCGCATATGCCTCCTCGAAATCGGGCGGATATTCTATCTCAAACCCCTCTCCCTTATCACGCGTATGGGTATGCCATCTATGAGGGGATTTCCCCGGCTCGGCCCGGATTATGCCGAGGACTAACTTCTTCGATCCAACCACATCGGGGTGCACCATCCTCCGCCCCCTCCCGCCGCCGGGCCAAGTTATCTCCGGGACCTCGCTCGGTCTCACGATCCTAGGGCTTACCATGACCGCTCCGCCATTTCCATCGGCGGAAAGGAAAATTTAACGTTAGCGGCCCAGAGGAATCGAAGGGTGCCTCTCAGCGATCATCCCACCTCGACCAAATGGACCGAGCATGAGATGCATGGGTCATAAGCCCTCACCAGCATCTCGCATTTGAGGATCGCCTCCTCCGGGGATATCTCGCGGAGCTCCGGGGCTAAGGCTTCGAGATCCCTTTCTATGTTCCTCGAGTTGTGGGCGGTAGGCGTCACAACATCGGCTTTTTTTATCATCCCCTTTGAATCGAAGGAGTAGCTATGATAAAGGATGCCTCTTGGGGCCTCCACTATCGCGAACCCATCCCCTGCCTTGACCTCGAAGGATTCCTCAATGACGGGCCCCTTTTCAATCCTTAGGTTCTCGATTATGGAGACGCTATCGTCTATCGCGTTAATGAGCTCTATGGCCCTGGCGAGCACAGCCATGAATGGATTGAAGACCGGGGGCTTGAAGCCAACCCTCTTCGCCGCCTCCTTCGCATCATCGGAGAGCTTATCGAAGTTCAGGTTAACCCTCGCCAATGGGCCAACCAAGAACGAATCGCGTCCCCTCACGATCGATCGCTTGGTCCAAGAGTAATCTGTATGCGTCTCCTCAATATGGGCCCTATACTCCCTCGGGGATATGTCCAAGCCCTCGGTCGATATAAGGCGCCCCTCGTTTATGGCATATTGATCCTCCTGCGATAGCGCGATGTGCTCACATCTCCTCTCGAAATCCGGTATATCCAAATCGGCCACGAAATCAACGCCCTCCATCGCGAAGCCCTTCATCGCGAGCAGCTCCATCTTGGCCCATTCCAGATCGGCCTTGGTCGGTATTCTCGTGAACCCGTTCACGACGAGCGTTACGGGATGTATCGCCCTCCCGCCAAACCTCTCAGTTATATCATCACCAACCTTCTTCAGCCTTATGGCGTTTCTGACCAAATCCGGATGCTCGCTCGCCATGGAGATAATATCCGGCTTCCCAAAATAGTCTGGGACCGAGAGGAAGTAAACGCTCAGCGCATGGCTCGATATATGGTTCGCATAATTCAACAGCTTCCTCAGGGCCCTAGTTTGATCATCCACCTCGATGCCCAATCCGTCCTCGACGGCTTCTAGGGCCGCGACCTGATGAGGCACGTGGCATATGCCGCATATCCGGGACGCTATCTCATGGGCCTCGCCGCATCTCCTCCCTATCATGAAGGACTCGAAGAAGCGCGGCGGCTCGAAGACCGCCAACTTGGCTTCTTCGACCCTCCCGCCCACGACCTTTATCAATACCTCCGCTTGGCCCTCAATCCTGGCCACGTAATCGACCCTTATCTCCCTAACTTGGCTCATATAGCCCCACCAGCCTCCTTTGAAAAAGCCGGCATGAGCCCGGCGTATTTCCTGAACTTGCCGATCAGATCCTCCTTCGAGAGGCCGCACCTCTTGGCGAGTATTTCAGCCAAGGAGCTGGCGTTCGCATCGCTCATCGGGCCATAGCATCCCTCGCAAACCCTGCCGTTAGATGGGCAAGCGGCGCCGCAACCGGCAGCTGTTACGGGCCCCATGCAAGGCCTGCCCTCGCAAACCAAGAGGCATACGTTCTCCTTCATCTTACATTCGACGCAAACGGGATGCTCCCTCAGGAACGGCTTGATTCCCAGCAGGGCCCCCTTGAGGGCCTCAAGGATCGTGTCCCTATGGGGAGGGCATCCCCTGAGCTCCAAATCCACGCGCACATGGGCGGATAGGGGATACACCTTCTGGAACGATTCCTTCTTCGAGTGTATCTCCAAGAATCGCTCATATACCTTCGCCGACTCCTGCGGCGGCACCCAATTCACTATCGATGGCAGGCAACCGGTGCAAGCGCAATCCCCAAGCGCTATCAATAGCTTTGATCTCTCCCTGAGCTCCTTCAGCTCCCTTAGCTCCCTAGGGGTCGAAACTGAGCCCTCAACCAAGGCCACATCATAAGGCCCGTGCCGATTGGCGCTCGTGGCCATGTAGAAATAGGCCATATCGATCGCTCCAACGAGGTCCAAGAGCTTATCCTCTATGCGAAGGACCTCCATTTGGCAACCGGCGCAACCCGTCATCTTGACCACGGCCAATTTAGGCTTCGCCATAACCCCCACCTATACGAGAAGGTCCGGGAGGCCCCTCAGCTCCGAATATGGGAAGACCGGCCCGTCCCTGCAAACGAACTTCGGCCCGATCTGGCAATGGCCGCATTGGGCTATCCCGCATTTCATCCTCCTCTCCAGCGAGAGGTAGAGGTCCTTCGGTTGAAAGCCCATGGCCAAAAGGCCCTTGGCGACGAACTTCATCATTATCTCAGGGCCGCACGTCATTACGATCGAATCGTTCGGCTCCGTTCGCATC
Encoded here:
- a CDS encoding cupin domain-containing protein; the protein is MVSPRIVRPSEVPEITWPGGGRGRRMVHPDVVGSKKLVLGIIRAEPGKSPHRWHTHTRDKGEGFEIEYPPDFEEAYAVVKGNGTLFWREGGKEMSAPVQEGDVIYFPIGVAESQLVNTGDEDMIIIFATTPPVKVIK
- a CDS encoding Ni/Fe hydrogenase subunit alpha codes for the protein MSQVREIRVDYVARIEGQAEVLIKVVGGRVEEAKLAVFEPPRFFESFMIGRRCGEAHEIASRICGICHVPHQVAALEAVEDGLGIEVDDQTRALRKLLNYANHISSHALSVYFLSVPDYFGKPDIISMASEHPDLVRNAIRLKKVGDDITERFGGRAIHPVTLVVNGFTRIPTKADLEWAKMELLAMKGFAMEGVDFVADLDIPDFERRCEHIALSQEDQYAINEGRLISTEGLDISPREYRAHIEETHTDYSWTKRSIVRGRDSFLVGPLARVNLNFDKLSDDAKEAAKRVGFKPPVFNPFMAVLARAIELINAIDDSVSIIENLRIEKGPVIEESFEVKAGDGFAIVEAPRGILYHSYSFDSKGMIKKADVVTPTAHNSRNIERDLEALAPELREISPEEAILKCEMLVRAYDPCISCSVHLVEVG
- a CDS encoding protein-L-isoaspartate(D-aspartate) O-methyltransferase, translating into MSKEEMALRRERAIEALVRQGLLKRREVIEAFRRVPRELFLPEEVRDDAYVDAPLPIGYGQTTSALHMTAIFCECSGMKLGDEVLEVGAGCGYMSCVYAEVVAPTEGPKEAWGHVWTAEIIKELAEYAKRNVERAGYADRVTVVHADASGGLDDRKFDVIIVTSAAPEIPKPLIEQLKPNGVMLIPVGELYLGQDLIKVVKRRDGKILKENLGGVAFVPMRGKYGWRG
- a CDS encoding oxidoreductase; this encodes MAKPKLAVVKMTGCAGCQMEVLRIEDKLLDLVGAIDMAYFYMATSANRHGPYDVALVEGSVSTPRELRELKELRERSKLLIALGDCACTGCLPSIVNWVPPQESAKVYERFLEIHSKKESFQKVYPLSAHVRVDLELRGCPPHRDTILEALKGALLGIKPFLREHPVCVECKMKENVCLLVCEGRPCMGPVTAAGCGAACPSNGRVCEGCYGPMSDANASSLAEILAKRCGLSKEDLIGKFRKYAGLMPAFSKEAGGAI